The window GGCGGATCGAGTCTAACCGCCGACGACGAGGGCCCCGGTGCGTGTGCACCGAGGCCCGTCGTCAAACTTCAGGTCGTTACGCCTGCGCCGCGAGGGCGAAGCGCACCGAGCCGTCCTCGTTCATCTGAGCGTCGAGGACCTGGTCGTCCAGCGCCGCCTGCGCGGTGCTGTCGAGGAAGACGCGAGCGCCGTCCGCTTCAACGACGGCGTCCGCAGGCTCGGGCTGCGGGGCCAGGGTCAGTTCGAAACCGGCAGTGGGTGCCTCGGCTCCGCGGATGCGGATACCTGCGGCCTGGACGTCGGGGGTGCCTGCGACCACAGCCTTGACGGCGATGGCGGCGTTCTCGGTGAGAGTGAGCATGTGCTTCTCCTTCCGTGGTGGAGTCAGCCACGCTTCCGAGTATCGAGCGCAGGCGCAAGCCAGAGCGCCGATACCCAGGGTTCTTCGATGGAACACTCACGGAACGCAGAAGCGCCGCGATTGCCTAATTCGCGGCTTCGTACGCCTCCATCACCGACGCCGGAATGCGGCCACGCTCTGACACCGACATTCCGCGTTCTTTCGCCCACTGACGAACGGCCGTGTAGTCGGCCTGTCCCGTGCGGCGGCGCTTGCGGGATGCCGCGGATTCGGCCTGTCGGCCGGTCGACACCGAGCGGGCGGCGTCGACATATCGGGACAATGTATTCCGGAATTCGGCGGCGTTATCGACGGTGAGGTCGATCTCATACGCGACGCCGTCGAGAGAGAAGAGAACGGTTTCACCTTCGCCGACTTCGAGGACAGTTCCGTCCAGATCGTCAACGAGTTGATGCACAATTTTTCGGGCCATGGTCACACATTATGGGGTGACGAAGATGCGAA of the Microbacterium invictum genome contains:
- a CDS encoding Fe-S cluster assembly protein HesB, translating into MLTLTENAAIAVKAVVAGTPDVQAAGIRIRGAEAPTAGFELTLAPQPEPADAVVEADGARVFLDSTAQAALDDQVLDAQMNEDGSVRFALAAQA
- a CDS encoding Lsr2 family protein — translated: MARKIVHQLVDDLDGTVLEVGEGETVLFSLDGVAYEIDLTVDNAAEFRNTLSRYVDAARSVSTGRQAESAASRKRRRTGQADYTAVRQWAKERGMSVSERGRIPASVMEAYEAAN